In Magallana gigas chromosome 1, xbMagGiga1.1, whole genome shotgun sequence, the sequence ACCACGTGACATTAAATGAGCCGTTGTCAGATCTCTCTGTGTTTTGCCCGCGAAACGCTGCACGCCGTGCAAGCTCAGACCGGCaccaaagggggggggggggcttttttttttttgcctgtcaagattttttttataacccccccccctatttttcaatttgcttccgacgcacGCTTCTGTTTTTCTTTCCCTCGTGGCACATATATTTAGAGAATTTAGGTTAAGgaaagtttaaaattattatttgagGAGTAAACTCAGTTTACCTATTTTCAGTTATGATTAAACGTTCTTTTGTTTCACCATACGTTTATTTGTGACGTAAATGTGTGAGATAAGATCAGatccaaaaacaaacaaaatctaagaaatttcagatataaaatacatttcctTTATGTGTTCCTTTTCGGTAAAGTTGAATTAAGAGTATTCTATGAGAAACAGTTTTTTAATCCCTCAACAAGTTTTGGTTACATTAGTATGTCAACTCTCTTTACCTTTTTTGACATATGATGAACATATTCCTAATAATAACAAACAAGAAATCTAATTAACTTGTCTATTCTTCAAATATCCGTCGTGACATCTTAACACTTATCCGACACTCGGTGATGAAAAAAATCGTTCAACAAGGCAACACGAAAGGAACTATATAGTTTTGGACTTTAACTGCTGTTAAAAGTTATGATTTACTGCAACCGCATCACTTCCTCTTTGGTCCTAGTCCGCGTGCCGCCAAAAAAACTCCCATGTCGGCTGCGCTTAAATATGCGCCTCAGTTCTCTTCGGAATGACTTCCCACACATGACGTAGATGAAAAAGTTGATGCAGTAATTAGAATAGCTCACAACACTTAGTACTTCCAGATATGGTCTCATGTCCATTAGTATGAACCTACCGACGTGAATTCTGTCACCATCGGAGTAGTATAAAATAATGCTAGTGCACACAAATTGTGGAAACATGGTTACCACGAACACAAAGCCAATTAGTAGCAGCATGGTGGTAGCCTTCCGCGTGCTGTCGAGTGAGCGCGGGCGATCATTTCCCGCCTCTTTTCTGATGACGTAAATTTGATAAATGACGCCGAGATTACAGGACAAAACTATTACACAGGGCAGACCAAATAGTAACGCTAGATGATAGGCGTAATGATGCAGATATATATAAAGTGATAAGTTCTCCCGCCCCACCGTGCAAACTCCGCcaacattttctataaatagaGCTCGGAAAATCTGGGTCAAAGACAAAACGACGAACATCAGGGAAACAAGAATGACCACGTTGTGTCGTTTTCGAATCAGTTTCTTTCTGAAGGGGAAACACACGGCAATGACTCGTTCCAAGGATAGACAAACGATTAGCCATGATGATAAAAGAAGCAACACATATTTGATGAAATTATAGAACTTGCACAATCCGTCCGAAAAATCACTGAAGACGCCATAGCTGGGTCCAGACTTGTAGATTATCATTTCGTCGATAAGGTCGATCTCATTTATGATGAGATTCAGGCTGTCAAAAATGGCCAGTAAGCAAAGAAACTGGCTGTAGGAACGTTTGCGCAGCCTCTGTGAGCATCCCATTACCAGGAAGGACAAAGTGTTTCCGGTTAATCCTACCGCAGTGATGATTGGTGTACCAATTTGTTTTGCCCAGAATCCCCACATTGGCGGATTATCTACAATGGAATGTAAGACCTTCTGATGAATATTTAGTTCAAACTCGTGTATTGGAATTTCTTTTGCAATGAAACATACACCAAGTACATTTCATATActttcattaaaattacaattataCTTGGAACATTGATTGTACTGTGTGTAAAAGTAATTGTATATGTGTGTTCCTGATAATATTATGTTTGAATCACTTTAAGCACTATTAATTTAAACACTGTGACGTTGCACCAAACACTTGTTTTATGGATTTAATCTCTAACTCATAGACGAGATAAAGAATGCCTTTCTctatattttcattacaattGTCAAATTTGTACATggcttttgaataaaaaaaatgtaagttgATAAGTTCAgtaattatatgatatttattattcatttttctgataaaaaaGAAAGCTTGGAAAAATTCAGCAGGAACAATTGATATGGATTAAGATACAAAATTTATGTGTTTGAAATCATTGATTCCTAATTTTTGTAATTCATCGATCTTATAGCACACGGAGATTGAATGAACAGGTAGATTATAGGACCAACACTATCgaaaaatagaaccattttaacaaggccttggactttcaatAGGAtttagctatctatttcttgcgtcaaatcAAGTTCAAATGACACTGGtatcaagcgaaatatgcaccgattgcgtagtcttcgctCAAAAGCAAGACACATCTtgctgatttcaaagagcaataaAATAGACTGGCCTACGTCATATTGCCGATTGACACAATAactcaaagtccaagctcttgttaaaatggttttaagaGCTCAATGCTTCCGTTATGTATGACTGTTTCATCCGTTATCACCAAAAATAATCGTTACGTGAattgatattgaatttttttttaatcaaaaattgaattacaaacaaatgtctacaattCACAGAACGTAATGTTCTAGTATATAAGGAGCCATTTTAACAAGTGCTTGGACTttaggtagttgtgtcaaacagcaatgcgACGtgggcctgtctatttcattgtcaacCACTTAGCTATGtctctctgaaatcaacaagatttatcTGGCtcttgagctaagactacgcaatcggtgtatatttcgcttgaaaccgcgtaatttttaagttgttttgacgcaagaattagatagctacgtccttctgaaagtccaaggtcttgtcaaaatggttctatttactGATGCGCATCACGGAACACGGAAGAAATGTCATTCCATCTATAAATTTAAGGGTTATTTACTGCCTATAGttcaaatatcaatatttacagTCAATTAAGTCTTACTTACAATCAAATGTCAGATTGCTTGTGCTGTTCCAGTTCATTTTTAGCGTCACTCTTAGAAGAcgatcctgaaaaaaaaatcaaagtgaaattaccatattaaaaaaagttaaacatgTTAAGGTTTTCATTTAAAGCAAGACCACAATACTTAATAGCGCGGTTTTCTTAAAATTGTGTTTTCTCTCGCCTTATAAATTTTGTGGACGTTGTAACCTTTAGCTAACAGCCAGATGATTACAATTGTTCTCAAACATACACGCGCTATGCATAATACCCTTCATAAAGCAGCAAATTAGCTTTATCCATCGATCGTTTAAGATGTCAATTCCAATCGAAATTACTTTTGATAGAacatcaaattcaattttgtttttgtttttgccGCTAAGCCTAATGAAAGCAAACATGTATTGTTACTTCCTAAAGTTGTCGTCTGCTTCCACAAACCACGAAAGAAAGAAGAATTAGAGAAGCATTTGACGTCTGCCCCACTTGTCACGTgacaaatcaatgaaaaaaaatcaaggaagCATCCGATTGAAATAACATTCCGGATGTATATTTCACTCACGCAGGAAATACAgtttcaaaaatcaaagtagTGAAATAATGCGAATtggtttttatcttttaaacttAGATTATAAAGATAGGTTTTATAGCTATATGATTCGATATGGACATTTTACACACCACTGCGGTTTAATATGATGTTTAAAGTGATTAATCGAAATGCATTTATGAGATATTTGATATACTTGGTATCAAAAATAGAATATCATCAAAGGACATTGAATcgaaaatgttttacaaaataatcacGTGCAACTAGACGCTATCGTTTTATTTATCCCGTTAATGGAGTCAACATTTCAACAGCAGTGCAACACACTTGAtcggtttttttaaaagagatcTGTACATATAATTACAATTTTCAAGAAAGTAATCGCAGAGAGAACATTAAGTGAAAGAAACAACACAATATCTGCAATAATAGCGCACTTTATAAGGACGCTGggttttatttaaggaatgaattcaatatttatttgttttatacgatataaaatggtttggggcagtttacgctttataaaccgcgaagcggtttataaaaaagcgtaaactgtttcaaaccaatttatatcgtataaaactaataaatattgaattcattgcttataatttattttttctactcttcattgtagataaaaacgatcattttacctttaaaatgatgtaaaattgtacaaaattcaaacgtaacgtcagacgtattgatacatttttgacgttagtcttactatgacgtaggcaacattctttatacgatataaaatattttttttagccaatcagaaagcgcgttacaaccagaattaaattatttcgttGTCACAGAATACAGAGCAATTAACTCCGAGGAAAAACCACGGATAAAATATCACAATATGGTTTGTGTCTAAAAACTATGAACCCCCGCAAGTCTGCAGTAGTTGCTACGTTAACCAAATGAATGTCTAACTCATTCTTACAAGAAGCATATTTTATAGAAGTTTTGCAACAAGCCTAATATGATTCGCTCGGGTAGAGTATGAGCTAGAAATTGaactttgaaattcttttcCAACACTCTAATTGGCTATTACTGTGTATACAAATGTTATTACATACACCTAAAGAGAACTTTCATTTCGGAACACAGGAATTGTTTACATGTCGATAGGCGAAATATTTCCGGTAAAACATCTTAGCCCTAGATATTAGAATTAAAACCAGAACGACAACACGTCAATTGAGGCGAGAAGAGATATTCCGAACGCTGTTCATTCTCaaatcaatcgcaacttctcagGCCTTTTCGGCAGAGCTCGGAAAAATTTCCAATtgtaattattcaattttaacacGTTCGAGTATCGATTACAGAAGGAAAAAAACGGAATTAATGCAACGCCAAAAGAATCCATTTATAAGATAGAATTAACTTGACAGGGGATATCTAATCCAACCGTACGCAAATCAAAGTGAATATTAAGATGGACAATGACGTCACTGATGTGCAACAAAGTATGAAAAGTCTATAGTCCAACATTTGGCCTTTaccaaaaagtaaataattaactAGAGACacgaaataaaaaagaagagaaTTTTAACTCGGACCGATGTGTAATGCATACAGATAAAAAAACAGCAAGAGATCTGAAATAAATTATCTGTTGATTAAAGGAAAGAAAGTTGGCCTACAAGTTAAAACTTACATGTAACAAGCTCGCGGGAGTCATCGAAACGAATCGATTACGTTCGAAATGTCTAGTACCGAAATCAAAATGGTGTAACAGGATCACCTTGGTACTTGCATCAGACTATATTACATGAATCTCGGTGACAATTAcctttttcaaacatttaaaacttaTGTGCAAAGGAGACGCAGTGATAACGACATTATTACTAAACTAAATAACTCTTCTTTTCGAGGAGATAGGATATAAATATAGTCTTAAAATGGCTTTGACCTATGTCATCTACATAAATAACAAAACCAACGCATACAAGACAAGTTACATATTTGGCAATGTGCCAGCTATATCTCCCATGCTTTTCACTTTGTTAcgttttatgattttaattagaAGATTTCTGATAAACCCGCGATTTTcgatatattttcatttctgaTTTCGCCACACTATCCCTCCAAGGATTTGATTGTGTAAATGCCCTTGTTTTGTGGTTTtctaataagaaaaataagtggGTAGTAAATtacatgggtttttttctgcaattactGGATGTCTTTTTTCATCCGGGAATTGCCATAAGGGTTTATTGAAAGAACTAATGTGGCATTTTTCTACCATATGAAACATTATGTTATAAGGACAATGCATTAGCGGTATTGGATACTTGTACTAGTACCTTGAAGACTCTGTGATATCTGATTGTATTCCGTGGGGCTATTTCgtgtttttattcaaattacgTTACAAGAAAAGGAGCTCCATCCAATCAACCTTTTTGCAGTAAGATGCTAGATCATCTCACTGAAGCTGCTTAATTATTATACACGTAtgctttacatttacatttagtctctctctctctctctctctctctctctctctctctctctctctctctctctctcaggaaaTTGAATGATGCATCGGTGTAGTGTAAATTATTCTCTATTAATAAAAGTAAGGGATGTAAACGATACAGAACCCTACTCATGATATAAAAATGCAAGAGGTAAACATCCAGCGCCTATAATggtaatacttttttatttataccgGAAAACCAAGCAGTCAGTATTAGGAAAATATTCGCCCCCCGGtttttttcgcccctttcgccctcgttgtcagcagGCGAATTTAAGattgggcgaattccaatgtctcagaTTATCTCTCTTTTAATCAAACTTGGCAAATTCTAGACGGGAAGAAACTGTTGCAaatgtagaagggcgaaaattacacggggcgaaaataaccctgtaaaCAGCAATAGAATTTTCAAAACCCCATGATAATAAATTGTCAAGCTTGAGGCTTTGGCGACAGAAACGAGGAGAGAAGTCGGACTATTAACACATCAATccttttttcggggggggggggtgctaaaaaactttttttttagtattttgttCTGTTTTGAGAGGAGAAGAAGACGTCATTACATTATTTGCTGTCAACTGGGTATTTATTCACGAAATTAATCTCCAGAATACAAATACCATAATAACCCGACACAATGCTTAACAGCAAGGCAAGGCGGTAATTTTTAACAATGTTTATTCAGCATTTGCAATTGCTGTTTGCAAGACGCTCGAGAGACTCTGCGTTTATTGCCAAATAAAATGCCCCGCAGATAATGTAAACGATGAATTCTAATGGTCTTTCTAGTCATCCATCTATTGATGATTACATAATAGAGTGGACATCGAATGCTTTTTAACGACAGCAGCAAATGCGATAAGAATcaataatcttttattttttctattcattTGGCGCGTTTTGAGCGGTGCAATGTTGAATAGAATAGGAGCGAATTTTATTGCAGCACACAAACTTTATTCCCCAATCTCTGACATTTTAATAGAACAACATCCgattttcgaccaatcagaatcGATTTTGATGGCCCTCTTCATCCCCTGACGTCAGAGATAATGTACAATAAAGATAAAACGAATGGATGAAAAACCACTTCTTCTGTCGCAAAGAGGGGTCTGAATAAACGTTAAGATGTCGTTTTCCCATCTCCTTAAATGGAAACAAAAGACtcttaacttttattttagacATTTCTTAATGCATGTATTGTTAATAGTATACAAGCAGCTCCGTTCAAGATGCCTTATAATGGAAATCAACATGGACAAAAATAGCTTCCATATGATTAAAGAGTTTTGAAGAACACCAGTATTATATGCTGAATGAATACGATGggattgaaaagaaaaatcaatgaCTTTTGATCCGCTTTAGACACATGAAAAATGTGATCTAACATATATTGATAAGGTCAATTTAAATTATAGTACTTTGGAAGGAACAAAAATGAACAATGTTCTTTATAGGgtcataacccccccccccttaaaaatttaacttATGAAATCACATAcattaaaattaccaaaaaaggGCCTCAGAACCCCTACACCCTTATCCCTTTAACCCTTTCCCCCGGCCTCGTAATTTTTCTGGTTTTGGATCCGCGCATTTTAGTAATAGCTAAATAATCTGAAAAGATTCATTCACCAaggttaattttatataatttatttcaacattgtAAAAGGCTTACTTTAAATGATACATTTCCGGTATGTCTCCTTTATGGTGAAAAAAATCCCTTCGGCTAGTGAATATTCATATAATCTCTCCATATTTGACTATATTGTATTCTCCTCCGGCATGCTGTCTTTCTTCTCCTTAAACTTTTCACCTTGAGCTTGAACTAATCAAGATAAATTCATATCAGTGACCGTGTAGTCTGCAGGCCAAAGATCAAGACTGGGTTTAACATTGAACACTAATGCAAGGGTACTATCGGGTAGTTAGCGAGATCTGTTGTTTGTAATAAGGGTACCATCGGGTAGTTAGCGAGATCTGTAGTCTGTAATCTATATACtgtatttatttacttaatttaatatttattcaaatattgtaaacacTAGATAAGTCAGAAATTAAATAAGGAATTGaatatttgatatgtaaatatataatatcattctTTCCACTTGCGTATGTAAACTATTTCCTTtatctattatatatttttgttgaccAGTAAAACGTTCAAGTACagactttaaaaatttaagcaaatttaacttgtttaaaaaatgatttgctCTCCATTCATCTTAatattttcgatttttttttcataaagcgtcacttaatttattttattttccgtTCGGCGAAATCTTTTATAATGCAAATGTTGCGCTCTAGCCTCTTTATATTGtactttcctttaaaaaaaaaagacagataaaaaaaagatcGTAATATTCAAATCCCTTTGGCACACAGGAAGTCCAAAATCTAAATCACTTAATGCGCAAACGTCAGAAAAATGACGTGAAAAACTTAAAGGGAGAAGTTTCCCAATGAAGTAAACTTCATTAAACCTTTGACAGATAGTTGGCAATGTATGATTAACAATTTCACTCCTCCAAAACATGTTGACATGTCTTATTTCTTAGCGTTTTGCGATTTAAATGTTCACTAGCtgggaaaaaaaactaaaagaaaTACGCAGTTATCTGCTCCGTTTGTCGCCTTAAATCGCCGTGACTGGCTAAGTCGTTCTGCAAATGGTGTGCTCTTGAAAACGTCTGTCGTCGCTTTAAAATCCCAAGTGGTTTTTCTTCCAGTTTGTGTAAATGTCAAGAACCCGACACGCAGGTCTCTACGGAGAAATATTTCGATCTGTTTGAATTTTAGAGAATTACAACTACTCCCGGTGTTAATTTTAATGCCTTTGAGACGAAGGATCGTGGTTTTTGAATGGCGTTTTACGTAATACAAGCCCATTAAAT encodes:
- the LOC105343989 gene encoding cysteinyl leukotriene receptor 1 — its product is MNWNSTSNLTFDYNPPMWGFWAKQIGTPIITAVGLTGNTLSFLVMGCSQRLRKRSYSQFLCLLAIFDSLNLIINEIDLIDEMIIYKSGPSYGVFSDFSDGLCKFYNFIKYVLLLLSSWLIVCLSLERVIAVCFPFRKKLIRKRHNVVILVSLMFVVLSLTQIFRALFIENVGGVCTVGRENLSLYIYLHHYAYHLALLFGLPCVIVLSCNLGVIYQIYVIRKEAGNDRPRSLDSTRKATTMLLLIGFVFVVTMFPQFVCTSIILYYSDGDRIHVGRFILMDMRPYLEVLSVVSYSNYCINFFIYVMCGKSFRRELRRIFKRSRHGSFFGGTRTRTKEEVMRLQ